In Vibrio coralliilyticus, the following are encoded in one genomic region:
- the moeA gene encoding molybdopterin molybdotransferase MoeA has product MGCCDAPGLMPIEDAMEQMLSPIKPIQTTLQLPLAEAIGYVLAEDILSPIFVPPFDNSAMDGYAIRIADLNNNNVLPLAGKSFAGQPFEGEWPKGTCVRIMTGAQIPEGCDAVIMQENTEQTEQGVQFNQTDVKPQNNIRPTGDDIRKDDVVLPKGARLTARDIPMIATLGISHVTVVRKPRVAFFSTGDELKPLGEPLKAGQIYDSNRYGIKPLIENFGCEPIDLGIIPDCPEELKATFEKAQTLADVVVTSGGVSVGEADYTKDILEELGQIGFWKLAIKPGKPFAFGKLSTAWFCGLPGNPVSAVLTMYVLVQPMLAKLAGHTEWTAPESIPATTRTAFKKSPGRTDYQRGVYTIEDGKFVVETTGNQSSGAFRSMSLANCFVVLERERGRVEVGETVNIQLFNSTLY; this is encoded by the coding sequence ATGGGTTGCTGTGACGCTCCTGGCCTGATGCCAATCGAAGATGCGATGGAACAAATGCTGTCGCCAATTAAACCAATCCAAACCACCTTACAACTGCCTCTTGCCGAAGCCATTGGCTATGTTCTTGCTGAAGATATACTTTCCCCTATTTTCGTTCCTCCTTTTGATAACTCAGCCATGGACGGATACGCAATTCGTATTGCCGACTTAAATAACAATAATGTTCTGCCTTTAGCGGGTAAATCTTTTGCAGGCCAACCTTTTGAGGGCGAATGGCCAAAAGGCACATGCGTTCGCATTATGACTGGCGCTCAAATTCCTGAAGGCTGTGATGCCGTCATCATGCAGGAAAACACTGAGCAGACTGAACAAGGCGTGCAGTTCAATCAGACCGATGTGAAGCCGCAGAACAACATTCGTCCTACAGGTGATGACATTCGCAAAGATGACGTCGTATTACCTAAAGGAGCGCGCCTTACCGCCCGAGATATCCCAATGATCGCAACTTTGGGTATTAGCCACGTCACTGTCGTTCGTAAGCCTCGTGTTGCCTTCTTCTCAACAGGTGATGAGCTAAAGCCTCTTGGAGAACCACTCAAAGCTGGCCAAATATACGACAGCAATCGTTATGGCATAAAACCACTGATCGAGAACTTTGGTTGTGAACCTATTGATCTTGGTATTATCCCTGACTGTCCTGAAGAGTTAAAAGCCACCTTTGAAAAGGCGCAAACTTTAGCTGACGTCGTCGTTACTTCGGGCGGTGTGAGTGTCGGGGAAGCTGATTATACGAAAGATATTCTTGAAGAACTGGGCCAAATTGGGTTTTGGAAGCTTGCTATCAAGCCTGGCAAACCATTTGCCTTTGGCAAATTATCGACCGCGTGGTTCTGCGGCCTTCCGGGTAACCCCGTTTCAGCGGTATTAACCATGTACGTTCTGGTTCAACCTATGCTAGCCAAGCTTGCCGGACATACTGAATGGACAGCGCCTGAATCTATACCGGCAACAACCCGCACTGCGTTTAAGAAATCGCCGGGGCGTACAGATTACCAGCGTGGTGTTTACACCATCGAAGATGGCAAGTTTGTAGTAGAAACGACAGGCAACCAGAGTTCTGGCGCGTTCCGCTCGATGAGTTTAGCCAATTGTTTTGTTGTTTTGGAGCGTGAGCGAGGCCGTGTTGAAGTCGGTGAAACCGTGAATATCCAGTTGTTCAATTCAACCCTTTACTAG
- the folE gene encoding GTP cyclohydrolase I FolE, whose protein sequence is MSGLSESAKLVKDALESRGLETPMSPNQISREEKKEKIQHHMREILSLLELDLTDDSLEETPHRIAKMYVDEIFSGLDYANFPKITVIENKMNVSEMVRVKDITLTSTCEHHLVTIDGRATVAYIPRGKIIGLSKINRIVRFFAQRPQVQERMTQQILVALQTLLESDDVAVTIDATHYCVKSRGVMDATSETTTTALGGIFKSNPATRHEFLHGIR, encoded by the coding sequence ATGTCAGGTCTTAGCGAATCCGCGAAGTTGGTAAAAGATGCGCTAGAAAGCCGTGGTTTGGAGACGCCAATGTCACCGAACCAAATCAGTCGCGAAGAGAAAAAGGAAAAGATTCAGCACCATATGCGTGAAATTCTTTCTCTACTCGAGCTTGACCTTACTGATGACAGTCTCGAAGAAACACCGCATCGCATTGCTAAGATGTACGTTGACGAAATCTTCTCGGGGCTTGATTACGCGAACTTCCCTAAAATTACAGTGATTGAGAACAAGATGAATGTGAGTGAAATGGTGCGTGTTAAAGACATCACACTCACAAGCACTTGTGAGCATCACCTAGTAACGATTGATGGCCGTGCGACTGTAGCGTATATTCCTCGCGGAAAAATCATTGGCTTGTCTAAGATTAACCGCATCGTCCGTTTCTTTGCGCAGCGCCCTCAGGTGCAAGAGCGCATGACTCAACAAATTTTAGTCGCACTACAAACTCTCTTAGAGTCTGATGATGTTGCTGTGACTATTGATGCGACGCACTATTGCGTGAAATCTCGTGGAGTGATGGATGCAACAAGCGAAACCACCACCACTGCGTTAGGTGGTATTTTTAAGAGCAACCCAGCTACGCGCCACGAGTTCCTTCACGGAATTCGCTAG
- the dbpA gene encoding ATP-dependent RNA helicase DbpA: protein MTTSFKSLNLRSELIETLNSLNYTEMTPIQQQALPIVLEGKDVIGQGKTGSGKTAAFTLGLLSNLNVKRFRVQTLVLCPTRELADQVAKEVRTLARGIHNIKVLTLCGGMPMGPQIGSLEHGAHILVGTPGRILDHLSKGRINLAEMNTLVLDEADRMLEMGFEEAIDAIIDEAPQDRQTLLFSATFPKNIESLASKVMRNPQMIKVESTHQTTTIEQRFYKLNTAEERDEALEALLLTHKPESSVVFCNTKKEVQKVTDELSHSGFSVVELHGDMEQREREQALTMFANKSVSILVATDVAARGLDVDNLDAVFNFELSRDPEVHVHRIGRTGRAGSKGVAYSFYSEKEEYRVARIDEYMDIAISPAMLPEKPIEKPFYPKMQTIQILGGKKQKVRAGDILGALTKQAGLDGNKIGKINILPMVSYVAVEHDIVKPALKQLQTGKMKGRNFKARVMK from the coding sequence GTGACAACCTCATTTAAGAGTCTGAATCTTAGAAGTGAATTGATAGAGACGCTGAATAGCCTTAACTACACGGAAATGACGCCGATACAACAACAGGCGTTGCCGATCGTTCTTGAAGGCAAAGACGTGATTGGACAGGGTAAAACTGGCTCGGGTAAAACTGCGGCGTTTACACTTGGGTTACTAAGCAATCTGAACGTTAAACGCTTCCGTGTTCAGACCTTGGTACTGTGTCCAACTCGCGAACTCGCCGATCAGGTAGCGAAAGAGGTTCGTACACTGGCACGTGGTATTCACAACATCAAAGTTCTCACGCTGTGTGGTGGCATGCCGATGGGGCCTCAAATTGGCTCACTAGAGCATGGCGCGCATATCTTGGTGGGTACGCCTGGGCGTATTCTAGATCACCTTTCTAAAGGTCGTATCAATCTAGCTGAGATGAACACTTTGGTTCTGGATGAAGCTGATCGAATGTTGGAAATGGGCTTTGAAGAGGCGATTGACGCCATCATTGACGAAGCACCTCAAGACAGACAAACCTTATTGTTTAGTGCGACGTTCCCGAAAAACATTGAGTCATTAGCATCTAAAGTGATGCGTAATCCTCAAATGATCAAAGTGGAATCAACGCATCAGACAACCACCATCGAGCAGCGATTCTATAAACTCAATACAGCAGAAGAGCGTGATGAGGCTCTGGAAGCTTTACTGCTGACCCACAAACCTGAGTCGTCAGTTGTGTTCTGTAACACCAAGAAAGAAGTCCAGAAGGTGACCGATGAGCTAAGCCACAGTGGGTTTAGCGTTGTCGAACTTCATGGTGATATGGAGCAGCGTGAACGCGAACAGGCATTGACTATGTTTGCTAACAAAAGTGTCTCGATTCTTGTTGCGACCGACGTTGCAGCGCGTGGCCTTGATGTTGATAACCTTGATGCTGTGTTTAACTTTGAGTTATCTCGTGACCCAGAAGTTCATGTTCATCGTATTGGTCGTACTGGCCGTGCCGGGTCGAAAGGGGTGGCATACAGTTTCTATAGTGAGAAAGAGGAATACCGGGTCGCACGAATTGATGAGTACATGGACATTGCCATCTCTCCTGCGATGCTGCCTGAAAAGCCAATCGAGAAACCTTTCTATCCTAAAATGCAAACTATTCAGATCCTTGGTGGTAAGAAGCAGAAAGTACGCGCAGGTGATATCTTGGGTGCTCTCACTAAACAGGCAGGTCTGGACGGAAACAAGATTGGTAAGATAAATATTCTGCCAATGGTTTCTTACGTCGCGGTGGAGCATGACATTGTCAAGCCCGCTTTAAAGCAGCTTCAAACGGGTAAAATGAAAGGACGAAACTTTAAAGCTCGAGTTATGAAATAA
- the msrB gene encoding peptide-methionine (R)-S-oxide reductase MsrB has protein sequence MKMKSKIIFSAIILAAALASFFSTAGSDMTKSSTHGEYQVATLAGGCFWCTESDLEKLPGVLDVVSGYSGGKLENPTYKQVASGKTGHIEVIEVKFDPQAVSYEQVLDQFFRHIDPTDNKGSFVDRGPQYRPAIFYHNDEQKRIAESFMTEIEELGIFKKPLKTELIKFTKFWPAENYHQDYYKRNKIRYNYYRYASGRDQYLDDIFGDDREENPKTLRQLIDAHKAVANVKPYKRPSEQEIKAKLTDLQYYVTQEEGTERAFNNEYWDNKQRGIYVDVVSGEPLFSSTDKYKSGTGWPSFTKPINEAYIITKTDYHLVYPRTEVRSRFADSHLGHVFKDGPAPTGLRYCMNSAAMKFIPIDELEEKGYGEYLYLFDS, from the coding sequence ATGAAAATGAAGTCGAAGATAATTTTTTCCGCCATCATTCTGGCTGCTGCATTAGCGTCATTTTTTAGTACAGCAGGCAGCGATATGACGAAAAGCTCGACTCATGGAGAGTATCAGGTAGCAACGCTGGCAGGTGGTTGTTTCTGGTGTACTGAATCTGATCTAGAGAAACTACCTGGCGTCCTTGATGTTGTGTCGGGTTATTCTGGCGGTAAATTAGAGAATCCAACCTACAAGCAAGTTGCATCAGGTAAAACGGGCCACATTGAAGTCATCGAAGTGAAGTTTGATCCACAGGCCGTTAGCTACGAGCAGGTTCTTGATCAATTCTTCCGTCACATTGATCCTACTGATAACAAAGGATCATTTGTGGACCGTGGCCCGCAATACCGCCCTGCCATTTTCTATCATAACGATGAGCAAAAACGCATCGCTGAAAGCTTTATGACTGAAATCGAAGAATTAGGGATCTTTAAAAAGCCGCTCAAGACCGAACTCATTAAGTTCACTAAATTCTGGCCAGCAGAGAACTATCATCAGGACTACTACAAGCGGAATAAAATCCGTTATAACTACTATCGCTACGCGTCTGGCCGTGATCAATATTTAGATGACATCTTCGGTGATGATAGAGAAGAAAACCCGAAGACACTGCGTCAATTGATTGATGCACATAAGGCAGTAGCCAACGTAAAGCCATATAAGAGACCTTCTGAGCAAGAAATCAAAGCAAAACTAACAGACCTACAGTATTACGTCACGCAAGAAGAAGGGACAGAACGCGCGTTTAACAACGAGTACTGGGATAACAAGCAGCGTGGTATCTATGTGGATGTAGTATCAGGTGAGCCTTTATTCTCTTCTACTGATAAATACAAATCAGGCACAGGCTGGCCAAGCTTCACCAAACCCATTAATGAAGCCTACATTATCACGAAAACCGACTATCACTTGGTGTACCCAAGAACCGAGGTCAGAAGTCGATTTGCGGATTCTCACTTAGGTCATGTTTTCAAAGATGGACCGGCACCAACGGGTCTACGCTACTGCATGAATTCAGCCGCGATGAAGTTCATTCCCATCGATGAGCTTGAAGAAAAAGGCTATGGAGAATATCTGTATTTATTCGACAGTTAA
- a CDS encoding substrate-binding periplasmic protein, which produces MKKTLTLLCAVMASASVFAKNDVTVYGDDSYPPYSYVESGRVTGIYTVILERIFSKMPDYNVTIKGVPWKRGLSEAEGGKIFALYPPYKRPEQRPYMEYDMPILDEKLVVVCQKSVLSNPRPNWPGDYMGLTIGNNAGFSAGGDEFRAAVKAGKIKLNETKGTPKNLLKLIAGRVDCYMNDALSIQWELKKLQNEGKYDGQSIVEGATISSEQGFLGFVTDGAKFPYKEDFKAQYHKILSEMKESGEVDQIVNDFIK; this is translated from the coding sequence ATGAAAAAAACCTTAACTTTGCTCTGTGCGGTTATGGCTTCTGCCTCGGTCTTTGCAAAAAACGATGTCACTGTTTATGGTGACGATTCATACCCTCCTTATTCTTATGTCGAAAGTGGCAGGGTTACAGGTATTTATACAGTTATTCTTGAACGAATTTTTTCTAAAATGCCGGACTATAACGTGACTATAAAAGGTGTGCCTTGGAAGCGTGGGTTATCTGAAGCTGAAGGTGGAAAAATCTTCGCTCTTTATCCTCCGTACAAACGTCCGGAGCAGCGGCCATACATGGAATACGATATGCCAATACTTGATGAAAAGCTTGTCGTTGTGTGTCAGAAGTCTGTATTGAGTAACCCTAGACCAAATTGGCCGGGTGACTATATGGGCCTTACGATAGGTAATAACGCTGGGTTTTCCGCGGGTGGCGATGAATTTAGAGCAGCGGTAAAAGCAGGCAAGATCAAACTCAACGAAACCAAAGGCACGCCTAAAAACCTTCTTAAGCTTATTGCTGGCCGTGTCGATTGCTATATGAATGATGCTCTTTCAATCCAGTGGGAACTCAAAAAACTGCAGAATGAAGGCAAGTATGATGGTCAAAGTATTGTTGAAGGCGCGACTATCAGCTCGGAGCAAGGGTTCTTAGGCTTCGTGACTGATGGTGCCAAGTTCCCCTATAAAGAGGATTTTAAAGCACAA